A genomic window from Promicromonospora sukumoe includes:
- a CDS encoding GNAT family N-acetyltransferase, with translation MTDEPQVKVVDNPDESRFEVSVDGTLAGFAVYENDRGAVIFVHTEVFEEFEGQGLAGQLAKAALGMVREAGRTIIPLCPYIKAYVRKHSPEYDDLLRHPAAEA, from the coding sequence ATGACAGACGAGCCTCAGGTGAAAGTGGTCGACAACCCCGACGAGTCCCGGTTCGAGGTGAGCGTCGACGGCACCCTGGCCGGCTTCGCCGTCTACGAGAACGACCGGGGCGCCGTGATCTTCGTGCACACCGAGGTCTTCGAGGAGTTCGAGGGTCAGGGGCTCGCTGGTCAGCTCGCGAAGGCCGCCCTCGGCATGGTGCGCGAGGCCGGGAGGACGATCATCCCGCTGTGCCCCTACATCAAGGCCTACGTGCGCAAGCACTCGCCCGAGTACGACGACCTGCTCCGGCATCCGGCCGCGGAGGCGTGA
- a CDS encoding MFS transporter, giving the protein MRHLLADTTPLKVSPDYRRLWFGLSVSNIGTQVTIVAVGLQVYALTGSTLAVGVLGLFSLVPLVALGLYGGALVDHYDRRKVSLVSSAVLWVVVAAIAAQAWLGLESVELLYGLVAVQSAAFAINNPARSAIIPRLLPKELMPAANALASLSMNVALTGGPLIGALLVAQLGYAWAYTLDMVLFLAALWAVFRLPPVLPEGAGEGGSGNGRSRVGAVGLRSVLDGLRYLATQPNVRTTFLVDICAMVLSFPRVLWPAAGVIYLGGGETTTGVLAAAFAVGGILASVFSGGLTRLRKQGQIIVWAITAWGLSIAAFGLVLVLVGRGSPDGTIVWAVVAAGIALAFAGGSDSISSVFRQSILQTATPDHMRGRLQGVFIVVVAGGPRLGEMVLGAEATWFGEGWAAVAGGLTCVVLLWVIVRLTPRFWRYDARHPEP; this is encoded by the coding sequence ATGCGCCATCTGCTCGCCGACACCACGCCCCTGAAGGTGTCGCCGGACTACCGGCGCCTCTGGTTCGGGCTGTCCGTCTCGAACATCGGCACGCAGGTGACCATCGTCGCGGTGGGCCTGCAGGTCTACGCGCTGACCGGCTCGACGCTCGCCGTCGGCGTGCTGGGCCTGTTCTCGCTGGTCCCGCTCGTGGCGCTCGGCCTGTACGGCGGCGCGCTGGTGGACCACTACGACCGGCGCAAGGTGTCGCTGGTGTCGTCGGCCGTGCTGTGGGTCGTCGTGGCCGCCATCGCCGCCCAGGCCTGGCTCGGGCTGGAGTCCGTGGAGCTGCTCTACGGCCTGGTCGCCGTGCAGAGCGCGGCGTTCGCGATCAACAACCCCGCGCGCTCGGCGATCATCCCGCGGCTGCTGCCCAAGGAGCTCATGCCCGCGGCCAACGCCCTGGCGTCGCTCTCGATGAACGTCGCGCTGACCGGCGGGCCGCTGATCGGCGCGCTGCTCGTCGCGCAGCTCGGCTACGCCTGGGCGTACACGCTGGACATGGTGCTGTTCCTGGCGGCCCTCTGGGCCGTGTTCCGCCTGCCGCCGGTGCTGCCGGAGGGCGCCGGCGAGGGCGGGAGCGGGAACGGCCGGAGCCGGGTGGGCGCCGTCGGGCTGCGGTCCGTGCTGGACGGCCTGCGCTACCTCGCCACCCAGCCCAACGTGCGCACCACGTTCCTCGTCGACATCTGCGCCATGGTGCTGTCGTTCCCGCGGGTGCTGTGGCCCGCGGCGGGCGTCATCTACCTGGGCGGCGGCGAGACGACGACGGGCGTGCTCGCCGCGGCCTTCGCCGTCGGCGGCATCCTGGCGAGCGTGTTCTCCGGCGGGCTGACGCGCCTGCGCAAGCAGGGCCAGATCATCGTCTGGGCCATCACGGCGTGGGGCCTGTCGATCGCCGCGTTCGGGCTGGTGCTCGTGCTGGTGGGCCGCGGGTCGCCCGACGGGACGATCGTCTGGGCCGTCGTCGCGGCCGGGATCGCGCTCGCGTTCGCGGGCGGCTCCGACAGCATCTCGTCCGTGTTCCGGCAGAGCATCCTGCAGACCGCGACCCCGGACCACATGCGCGGGCGGCTGCAGGGCGTGTTCATCGTGGTGGTGGCCGGCGGCCCGCGCCTCGGGGAGATGGTGCTCGGCGCCGAGGCGACCTGGTTCGGCGAGGGCTGGGCGGCCGTCGCGGGCGGGCTCACGTGCGTGGTGCTGCTCTGGGTGATCGTCCGTCTGACGCCGCGGTTCTGGCGGTACGACGCGCGGCACCCGGAGCCCTGA
- a CDS encoding MFS transporter — MPQTAASPRSNPYAAVLRTPGALKFSAAGALARLPMSMVGIGAVLMVQGLYDSYAMAGRVAAVLGLAQAFVAPQIARWVDRRGQRTVLLPALLVSVAGLGGLVTAAVLGAPEWVLWPLAAVAGASQGSYGSMVRARWNHALDDPRKLHTAYSLESSVDELVFIVGPVLATTLATAVAAPSALVVAGVAALTGGLLFVVQRATEPAVVPPDTEVRHRPVVLVPGMPVLVLVFVAMGMIFGSMEVVTVAFAEERGSKGAAGLVLAVFALGSMVAGLAYGARHFTSPAVRRFVIGMVALGPGVSLFLLAHNLWALAAAMFVAGLAIAPTVITGNGLVQDMVAGHQLTEALTWVGTSIGIGASLGASVAGMRVDDAGADAGFLVPVAAAWFAALLTLAASRTLRRQAAAQP, encoded by the coding sequence GTGCCACAGACCGCTGCCTCACCCCGTTCCAACCCCTACGCGGCGGTCCTCCGCACCCCCGGAGCCCTCAAGTTCTCCGCGGCCGGCGCGCTGGCCCGGCTCCCGATGTCGATGGTCGGGATCGGCGCCGTGCTCATGGTCCAGGGCCTGTACGACAGCTACGCCATGGCGGGCCGGGTCGCGGCCGTGCTGGGCCTGGCGCAGGCGTTCGTCGCGCCGCAGATCGCCCGCTGGGTCGACCGCCGCGGGCAGCGGACGGTGCTCCTGCCCGCGCTGCTCGTGTCCGTCGCCGGGCTGGGCGGCCTCGTCACGGCCGCGGTGCTCGGCGCCCCCGAGTGGGTGCTCTGGCCGCTCGCCGCGGTCGCGGGCGCGAGCCAGGGCTCGTACGGCTCGATGGTTCGGGCCCGCTGGAACCACGCGCTCGACGACCCGCGCAAGCTGCACACCGCGTACTCGCTGGAGTCGTCGGTCGACGAGCTGGTCTTCATCGTCGGGCCGGTGCTGGCCACGACGCTCGCGACCGCGGTGGCGGCGCCGTCCGCCCTGGTGGTCGCGGGGGTCGCGGCGCTGACGGGCGGGCTGCTGTTCGTGGTGCAGCGCGCCACGGAACCCGCCGTCGTGCCCCCGGACACCGAGGTGCGGCACCGCCCCGTCGTCCTCGTGCCCGGGATGCCGGTGCTGGTGCTCGTCTTCGTGGCCATGGGAATGATCTTCGGGTCGATGGAGGTCGTCACCGTCGCGTTCGCCGAGGAGCGCGGCAGCAAGGGTGCCGCCGGACTGGTGCTCGCGGTGTTCGCGCTGGGGTCGATGGTCGCGGGCCTCGCGTACGGCGCACGGCACTTCACCAGCCCTGCCGTGCGGCGGTTCGTGATCGGGATGGTGGCCCTCGGACCGGGCGTCTCCCTCTTCCTGCTGGCGCACAACCTGTGGGCGCTGGCCGCCGCGATGTTCGTGGCCGGGCTCGCCATCGCCCCCACCGTCATCACCGGCAACGGCCTGGTGCAGGACATGGTGGCCGGGCACCAGCTCACCGAGGCCCTGACCTGGGTGGGCACGTCGATCGGCATCGGCGCCTCGCTCGGCGCGTCCGTCGCCGGCATGCGCGTGGACGACGCCGGGGCGGACGCGGGCTTCCTCGTCCCCGTCGCCGCGGCCTGGTTCGCCGCGCTGCTGACGCTCGCCGCGAGCCGCACGCTGCGCCGGCAGGCCGCGGCGCAGCCATGA
- the pgm gene encoding phosphoglucomutase (alpha-D-glucose-1,6-bisphosphate-dependent), with protein sequence MDARAGTPAQPSDLIDVDQVVGAYYDLTPDPEDPGQQVAFGTSGHRGSSLDHAFNEAHIVAITAAIVEYRRGQGTDGPLFIGRDTHALSYPAWRTALEVLAAADVDVMVDARDSWTPTPAVSQSILLHNQTRFAEGTPGLAAPGAGLADGIVVTPSHNPPRDGGFKYNPPHGGPADSDATGWIADRANEILRTGVGQVKRVQLDQALAAETTHRHDFLSTYVDDLANVLDLEAIRTSGVRIGADPLGGASVEYWGAIAERYDLDLTVVNPQVDPRWAFMTLDWDGKIRMDCSSPYAMASLVQRMTGDGPAPFDVATGNDADSDRHGIVTADGLMNPNHFLAVAIEYLYGGARPGWRPDAAIGKTLVSSALIDRVAGGLDRRLVEVPVGFKWFVPGLLSGEVGFGGEESAGASFLRKDGRVWSTDKDGLLLALLASEILATTGRSPSEHHADLVGRYGESWYARVDAAATREQKSRLGALSPSDVSSTTLAGQEITAKLTEAPGNGAKVGGLKVTTADAWFAARPSGTEDVYKIYAESFVSAEHLTEVQDAARTLVDEALA encoded by the coding sequence ATGGATGCGCGTGCCGGAACCCCCGCCCAGCCCAGCGACCTGATCGACGTCGACCAGGTGGTCGGGGCGTACTACGACCTCACCCCGGACCCCGAGGACCCCGGGCAGCAGGTCGCGTTCGGCACGTCCGGGCACCGTGGGTCGAGCCTCGACCACGCCTTCAACGAGGCGCACATCGTCGCGATCACCGCCGCGATCGTGGAGTACCGGCGCGGCCAGGGCACGGACGGACCCCTCTTCATCGGCCGGGACACGCACGCCCTGTCCTACCCGGCCTGGCGGACGGCGCTGGAGGTGCTCGCCGCGGCCGACGTCGACGTCATGGTCGACGCGCGCGACTCCTGGACCCCCACGCCCGCCGTCAGCCAGTCGATCCTGCTGCACAACCAGACCCGGTTCGCCGAGGGCACCCCGGGCCTCGCCGCGCCGGGCGCGGGCCTCGCGGACGGCATCGTGGTGACGCCGTCGCACAACCCGCCGCGCGACGGCGGCTTCAAGTACAACCCGCCGCACGGCGGTCCCGCGGACTCCGACGCGACCGGATGGATCGCCGACCGGGCCAACGAGATCCTGCGCACCGGCGTCGGCCAGGTGAAGCGCGTGCAGCTCGACCAGGCGCTCGCCGCCGAGACCACGCACCGGCACGACTTCCTCTCGACCTACGTGGACGACCTGGCGAACGTGCTCGACCTGGAGGCCATCCGCACGTCCGGCGTGCGCATCGGCGCCGACCCCCTGGGCGGCGCGTCCGTCGAGTACTGGGGCGCGATCGCCGAGCGGTACGACCTCGACCTCACCGTCGTCAACCCGCAGGTCGACCCCCGCTGGGCGTTCATGACGCTGGACTGGGACGGCAAGATCCGCATGGACTGCAGCTCCCCGTACGCGATGGCGTCTCTGGTGCAGCGCATGACGGGTGACGGCCCGGCGCCCTTCGACGTCGCGACCGGCAACGACGCGGACTCCGACCGGCACGGCATCGTCACCGCCGACGGCCTGATGAACCCCAACCACTTCCTCGCCGTGGCGATCGAGTACCTGTACGGCGGCGCGCGTCCCGGCTGGCGTCCCGACGCCGCGATCGGCAAGACGCTCGTGTCTTCGGCGCTCATCGACCGCGTGGCCGGCGGCCTGGACCGCCGCCTCGTGGAGGTCCCCGTCGGCTTCAAGTGGTTCGTCCCGGGCCTGCTGTCCGGCGAGGTCGGCTTCGGCGGCGAGGAGTCGGCGGGCGCGTCGTTCCTCCGCAAGGACGGCCGCGTCTGGTCCACCGACAAGGACGGCCTGCTGCTCGCGCTGCTCGCCTCGGAGATCCTGGCGACCACCGGCCGGTCGCCGTCCGAGCACCACGCCGACCTGGTCGGGCGGTACGGCGAGAGCTGGTACGCCCGGGTCGACGCCGCGGCCACGCGCGAGCAGAAGTCCCGGCTCGGCGCGCTGTCGCCGTCCGACGTCTCGTCCACCACGCTCGCGGGGCAGGAGATCACGGCGAAGCTCACCGAGGCGCCCGGCAACGGCGCGAAGGTGGGCGGGCTCAAGGTCACGACGGCGGACGCGTGGTTCGCCGCGCGGCCCAGCGGCACGGAGGACGTGTACAAGATCTACGCGGAGTCGTTCGTCTCCGCGGAGCACCTCACCGAGGTGCAGGACGCCGCGCGGACCCTGGTCGACGAGGCGCTCGCCTGA
- a CDS encoding NfeD family protein: protein MLVFIVIGLLGLGLAVASLLLGDFLDLLDGAISGTSLGAGGLLFGATGMLVLSWGLEPWVAYPAGLVVAVLVVLLVNVLVKRLKAGDDGAPVSLVGAQGSVTSGVDRGHGEVSLDAASELETRLAFSDEPIEQGTRIVVVEQHGARVKVEPVWR, encoded by the coding sequence ATGCTTGTCTTCATCGTCATCGGACTCCTCGGGCTCGGGCTGGCGGTCGCCTCGCTCCTGCTGGGCGACTTCCTCGACCTGCTGGACGGCGCCATCTCGGGCACCTCGCTGGGCGCCGGCGGGCTCCTGTTCGGCGCGACCGGGATGCTGGTGCTGTCCTGGGGCCTCGAACCGTGGGTCGCCTACCCGGCGGGGCTCGTGGTCGCGGTCCTCGTGGTCCTCCTGGTCAACGTGCTGGTCAAGCGCCTCAAGGCCGGCGACGACGGCGCGCCCGTCTCGCTGGTGGGCGCGCAGGGCTCGGTGACGTCCGGCGTCGACCGCGGGCACGGCGAGGTGTCGCTCGACGCCGCGTCCGAGCTGGAGACCCGGCTCGCGTTCTCCGACGAGCCGATCGAGCAGGGCACCCGCATCGTCGTCGTCGAGCAGCACGGCGCGCGCGTGAAGGTCGAGCCGGTGTGGCGCTGA
- a CDS encoding flotillin family protein, whose translation MELNGQLVGVIAVVAGVLAIFLVLAFVASRIRRVPPNEALIVVGRGAGKSEAQTASQRVVVGGRAFVWPVLQQGFAISLEQRQIGITVEGVDKNRIKIAIKASINFKVRGDEEGVRRAAQRFLSQQHLLTEIIKESLEGSLRSIVGDMTIEQIISDRKGLSDRVVQSTKTDLSEQGLQVDLLNISDISTPGSDYLANLGRAEAANARQLAEVSEAEANRASEFAVIEAAEQIAERQKALDLKKATIKAETDRANAEAEAAGQLARAEQDRLVAQQEREAMAEKARVEQERLDIEVRKPAEATAYAEVQGANARRDANNAATEAEAFKRTTIAQANKTAALQDAEASAESVRRAGEAERDKQVALAAGIEAEGRARAAAVEAEGLAEAKATDAKAEALRKYGEAALVQELIERLPEIVRAAAEPIASIQGMTVVSTDGASAITKNVASVLGEGQGVIKQLTGVDIHQLISGLAGPAAGNGTGTAASGEAATKN comes from the coding sequence ATGGAACTGAACGGTCAGCTGGTCGGCGTCATCGCCGTCGTGGCGGGCGTCCTCGCGATCTTCCTCGTCCTCGCGTTCGTCGCGAGCCGCATCCGGCGGGTCCCGCCGAACGAGGCGTTGATCGTCGTGGGCCGTGGCGCGGGGAAGTCCGAGGCCCAGACGGCCAGCCAGCGCGTCGTCGTCGGCGGACGGGCCTTCGTGTGGCCGGTGCTGCAGCAGGGCTTCGCGATCTCGCTGGAGCAGCGCCAGATCGGGATCACCGTCGAGGGCGTCGACAAGAACCGCATCAAGATCGCCATCAAGGCGTCGATCAACTTCAAGGTGCGGGGTGACGAGGAGGGCGTGCGGCGCGCCGCACAGCGCTTCCTGTCCCAGCAGCACCTGCTGACGGAGATCATCAAGGAGTCCCTGGAGGGCTCGCTGCGGTCGATCGTCGGCGACATGACGATCGAGCAGATCATCTCGGACCGCAAGGGCCTGTCCGACCGCGTGGTGCAGTCGACCAAGACGGACCTCTCGGAGCAGGGCCTCCAGGTCGACCTGCTGAACATCTCCGACATCTCGACGCCGGGGTCGGACTACCTCGCGAACCTCGGCCGCGCCGAGGCCGCCAACGCCCGCCAGCTCGCCGAGGTGTCCGAGGCGGAGGCCAACCGGGCCTCGGAGTTCGCCGTGATCGAGGCCGCCGAGCAGATCGCCGAGCGGCAGAAGGCGCTCGACCTGAAGAAGGCCACCATCAAGGCCGAGACCGACCGGGCCAACGCCGAGGCGGAGGCCGCCGGCCAGCTCGCCCGGGCCGAGCAGGACCGGCTCGTGGCCCAGCAGGAGCGCGAGGCCATGGCCGAGAAGGCGCGCGTGGAGCAGGAGCGCCTCGACATCGAGGTCCGCAAGCCCGCCGAGGCCACGGCGTACGCCGAGGTCCAGGGCGCCAACGCCCGCCGTGACGCGAACAACGCGGCCACCGAGGCCGAGGCGTTCAAGCGCACCACGATCGCCCAGGCGAACAAGACGGCCGCGCTGCAGGACGCCGAGGCGTCCGCCGAGTCCGTCCGCCGCGCGGGCGAGGCCGAGCGTGACAAGCAGGTGGCCCTGGCCGCCGGTATCGAGGCCGAGGGCCGCGCCCGGGCCGCCGCCGTCGAGGCCGAGGGTCTCGCGGAGGCCAAGGCCACCGACGCCAAGGCCGAGGCGCTGCGCAAGTACGGCGAGGCCGCGCTGGTGCAGGAGCTCATCGAGCGCCTGCCCGAGATCGTCCGCGCCGCCGCCGAGCCGATCGCCTCGATCCAGGGCATGACCGTGGTCTCGACCGACGGGGCCTCCGCGATCACCAAGAACGTGGCCTCGGTGCTCGGCGAGGGCCAGGGCGTCATCAAGCAGCTCACCGGCGTGGACATCCACCAGCTCATCTCGGGCCTGGCCGGGCCGGCCGCCGGCAACGGCACGGGGACCGCAGCCTCCGGAGAAGCCGCAACCAAGAACTGA
- a CDS encoding glycoside hydrolase family 10 protein, with protein sequence MRHPARREATELPAYARTRSLEQDRQAGVVPGIGRREFLTMATAGTAAAAIGVTISALDPATALGAPAMTGNASPSPSPDLGLKRELRAMWIASVANIDWPSTSGLDADTQKAEFLHWLDVAQENRLNAVFVQVRPTADAFYDSPYEPWSKYLTGTQGQDPGYDPLAFMVEEAHRRNIELHAWFNPYRVSIETDLSQLVPEHPARQHADWVWEYHGRLYFDPGVPAAQEHIQESILHAVANYDVDGVHFDDYFYPYPVDGHVLPDIGTYELYGAGFDTIEDWRRHNVDHFVETMSVRIKETKPWVKFGISPFGIWRNSTTDPLGSETGGQESYDDLYADTRKWVLEGWLDYVNPQVYWQIGLTVADYAKLVPWWAEVAAQSGTQLYIGEALYKVTSGVFTDPEELTNHLDLCREVSRDVGPIHGNVYYSAVHVPADPQGAMSKVVADHYQHPALVPPMPHLPADPVVTPVLTKARRVPDGVKVHVADIGNKNARATSFAVYRVAGAADTVDTNDPANLVGTFRGVSGRVQSWLDTSAERGAEYTYAVTALDRVWNETDPSQPRVTEK encoded by the coding sequence GTGAGGCACCCCGCCCGCCGTGAGGCGACCGAACTGCCCGCCTACGCGCGTACCAGGTCGCTGGAGCAGGACAGGCAGGCGGGGGTGGTGCCGGGGATCGGCCGTCGTGAGTTCCTCACGATGGCGACGGCGGGCACGGCGGCCGCGGCGATCGGTGTCACGATCTCGGCCCTCGACCCGGCCACAGCGCTCGGCGCCCCGGCCATGACCGGCAACGCCTCACCATCGCCGTCGCCGGACCTGGGGCTCAAGCGCGAGCTGCGCGCCATGTGGATCGCCAGCGTCGCCAACATCGACTGGCCGTCGACGAGCGGCCTCGACGCGGACACCCAGAAGGCGGAGTTCCTGCACTGGCTCGACGTGGCGCAGGAGAACCGGCTGAACGCCGTGTTCGTGCAGGTCCGCCCCACGGCCGACGCGTTCTACGACAGCCCCTACGAGCCGTGGTCCAAGTACCTGACGGGCACGCAGGGGCAGGACCCGGGCTACGACCCGCTGGCGTTCATGGTTGAGGAGGCGCACCGGCGCAACATCGAGCTGCACGCCTGGTTCAACCCGTACCGCGTCTCGATCGAGACGGACCTGTCGCAGCTCGTCCCCGAGCACCCGGCGCGGCAGCACGCGGACTGGGTGTGGGAGTACCACGGCCGGCTCTACTTCGACCCGGGCGTCCCCGCCGCGCAGGAGCACATCCAGGAGTCGATCCTGCACGCGGTGGCGAACTACGACGTCGACGGCGTGCACTTCGACGACTACTTCTACCCGTACCCGGTGGACGGCCACGTGCTGCCCGACATCGGCACGTACGAGCTGTACGGCGCGGGCTTCGACACGATCGAGGACTGGCGGCGGCACAACGTCGACCACTTCGTCGAGACGATGAGCGTGCGCATCAAGGAGACCAAGCCCTGGGTCAAGTTCGGGATCAGCCCGTTCGGGATCTGGCGCAACTCCACCACCGACCCGCTCGGCTCGGAGACCGGCGGCCAGGAGTCGTACGACGACCTGTACGCCGACACCCGCAAGTGGGTGCTGGAGGGCTGGCTCGACTACGTCAACCCGCAGGTCTACTGGCAGATCGGGCTGACCGTCGCCGACTACGCGAAGCTCGTGCCGTGGTGGGCCGAGGTCGCCGCGCAGTCGGGCACCCAGCTGTACATCGGCGAGGCCCTCTACAAGGTGACGAGCGGCGTCTTCACCGACCCGGAGGAGCTCACCAACCACCTGGACCTCTGCCGGGAGGTCAGCCGCGACGTCGGGCCGATCCACGGCAACGTCTACTACTCGGCCGTGCACGTGCCCGCCGACCCGCAGGGCGCGATGTCCAAGGTGGTCGCGGACCACTACCAGCACCCGGCGCTCGTGCCTCCGATGCCGCACCTGCCGGCCGACCCGGTGGTCACCCCGGTGCTCACCAAGGCCCGCCGGGTGCCCGACGGCGTCAAGGTCCACGTGGCCGACATCGGCAACAAGAACGCACGGGCCACGTCGTTCGCCGTCTACCGCGTGGCCGGTGCCGCCGACACGGTGGACACGAACGACCCCGCGAACCTCGTGGGCACGTTCCGCGGCGTGAGCGGGCGCGTGCAGTCGTGGCTCGACACCTCGGCCGAGCGCGGCGCCGAGTACACCTACGCCGTCACCGCGCTGGACCGGGTCTGGAACGAGACCGACCCGAGCCAGCCGCGGGTCACCGAGAAGTAG
- a CDS encoding rhodanese-like domain-containing protein — translation MFPPMQPEVPSLHPSELDPSAPVPAGTVLLDVREQDEWDAGHAVGAVHIPLGDLPARYGELDAEAPVLVICHSGGRSARATQWLNDAVGFEATNLDGGIVAWAGAGLPVER, via the coding sequence ATGTTCCCGCCGATGCAGCCCGAGGTCCCGTCGCTCCACCCCAGCGAGCTCGACCCGTCCGCCCCCGTCCCCGCCGGCACCGTCCTGCTGGACGTGCGCGAGCAGGACGAGTGGGACGCCGGCCACGCCGTGGGCGCCGTGCACATCCCGCTGGGCGACCTGCCCGCGCGGTACGGCGAGCTCGACGCCGAGGCCCCGGTCCTGGTCATCTGCCACTCCGGCGGCCGCTCGGCGCGCGCGACGCAGTGGCTCAACGACGCGGTCGGCTTCGAGGCGACGAACCTCGACGGCGGCATCGTCGCCTGGGCGGGCGCCGGGCTGCCGGTCGAGCGCTGA